In Pseudomonas sp. MM213, a genomic segment contains:
- a CDS encoding c-type cytochrome, which translates to MYTSLRLPLIGLLSLTLAHTALAADCAPDQGHGAQVFANECAVCHSVTKGMTGMMGPNLAGVVGRKSGSQEGFNYSQAMRSKDINWQAENIAQLITQPQAFVPGTYMPYMGLASADDRQAVVCFLKEQQ; encoded by the coding sequence ATGTACACCTCGCTGCGATTGCCCCTCATCGGTCTGCTCTCACTCACCCTCGCGCACACCGCGTTGGCCGCTGACTGCGCGCCCGACCAGGGGCATGGCGCCCAGGTCTTCGCCAATGAATGCGCGGTCTGCCATTCGGTGACGAAGGGCATGACGGGAATGATGGGGCCGAACCTGGCGGGTGTGGTCGGGCGCAAATCCGGCTCGCAGGAAGGCTTCAACTATTCCCAGGCCATGCGCAGCAAAGACATCAACTGGCAGGCCGAGAACATCGCGCAACTCATCACCCAACCCCAGGCCTTCGTGCCGGGGACCTACATGCCCTACATGGGCCTGGCTTCGGCCGACGATCGCCAGGCGGTCGTGTGTTTCCTCAAAGAACAACAGTAA